A single window of Athene noctua chromosome 1, bAthNoc1.hap1.1, whole genome shotgun sequence DNA harbors:
- the SF3B5 gene encoding splicing factor 3B subunit 5, protein MTDRYTIHSQLEHLQSKYIGTGHADTTKWEWLVNQHRDSYCSYMGHFDLLNYFAIAENESKARVRFNLMEKMLQPCGPPADKPDES, encoded by the coding sequence atgACGGACCGGTACACCATCCACAGCCAGCTGGAGCACCTGCAGTCCAAGTACATCGGGACGGGCCACGCCGACACCACCAAGTGGGAGTGGTTGGTGAACCAGCACCGGGACTCGTACTGCTCCTACATGGGCCACTTCGACTTGCTCAACTACTTCGCCATCGCCGAGAACGAGAGCAAGGCGCGCGTCCGCTTCAACCTCATGGAGAAGATGCTGCAGCCCTGCGGGCCGCCCGCCGACAAGCCCGACGAGTCCTAG